The genomic window TCTTTCCAGTAATGGAGCTCCGTGCGTCCTGCTTCGATTACCAAAGTATATTCCGATTGATTACTCATTTTCTGCCCCATTTATCCGAAAAAATCACACACCACATCCATGCGTCACATCGCATCAATACGTAACTAAAAAGCAGGTGTGGAATTTTGATAGTGAGACCTGCTGTCCGTATGCCGATATCTATTGCAGCAAGCCGCAATCAAGTCCCCAGAATAAAGGGGGATTCAGGGGGTTGTAAAAAACTTACGAAAAAAAGAAAGATTTTACACGGTAATGCTATACTTGAACAAACAACAAAGAATTTGAAAAAAGTTTGCTTTAAAAAATATTATACACCTTTTTATTATCGTATTGCAACCATTCTTTCGCTTGCTGTCAACAGCTTTGCCTTAGATTTGGCGATGGGTAGGAACAAACTTGTGGGTACAGGAACATTATGAACCAGTCTATCACACACTCACCAGCAGCTATCTCAGACTGTATGGCATTTCGTCTGCAGTCTTGACCTACAGAAACCAAAGCAAATGGAACACTGGCAAGCGGGAGAAATTTTGGGGTGGAGTATCCTGGAAATGGGAGGAGATGACAGTAAAACAACCCGGTCTCAGGAGTGCCTTTCGTGAAAAGGTTAGGAGGGACGAAGCATTTGCCTATTTGGGGATGGACATGTTTGTGTCAATTACATCAAATGCTTCGCCCCTACGATTAACCGCAAACAAAAGCAGCCAGGCGCTACTCTAAATTAATACCCATCGGGAATCAATGCAAAAAATCTGAAACGACAAATATTATCGAGCCTCTCTTTTTGATATGAGACAGCGCTCATTATGGCAATAGACCATAAACCCGAAGAGCGAAGGAAAACTTCACTCTCCGGATCATCAGGTTTAATTGTTAAAAATGTCCAGCACCTCCTGATCACTCAATGCCCTCCGGTAAAGCCGAACGTCGTCAAGGATGCCGTTAAAATACCCTGCATTCACCCGTGAATGGCCTATCCTCATGTCCGTGTACGCCGTCAACGGCACTACCGTGTTCCCCGCCGGATGGGTTTGGGTATTCACCAGTTGACCATTTACGTATAACTTTTGTTCTCCCGTTGTCTTGTTATATGTACCGGTAACATGGTACCAGCTTCCCACAGAATTACCCAAATTCCCCTGGGCCATTTGCATGATTCTTGTGCCGCTTCCATCCTGTGTCACCACGACAAACTGAAGCGTATTGGGATTGCCTGATGGAAATCTCAGTTCAAATCCCTCACGGAGTTGTGCATTGGAACTGTTCCTGAATCCGCTGAAGATGGCGTCATTCCGCGTCGTATCATTGGCATTCTTATAGCACCACGCCGTAACGGAAATCTCATCGTTGTTGATCCTGGGGACGGTTACATGATCATCTACCCCATCAAATCTCAGTCCATTTGCAATCGGCGCCCCCGTCCATATCGCTCCGCCATTGATGGCACCATGATTGCCATTACCCGAAGAATCTCCTGCAATCGTCCCCGATCCTTCATCAAGGGCGTAGTGCACCTGCAGGTCTCCGGTGAAGGCATGGTATAAGGTGCGGATTTCCCAGTCACTCAAGGGCCGGTTGTACAGACGGACGTCATCAATAACGCCGTTGAAATAACCATTATTCACCCGTGAATGTCCTATCCTCATGTCAGGGTAATAGATCATGGGTACGACAGTATTTCCCACCGGATGGGTCTGAGTATGAACGAGTTCTCCATTTACATACAACGTTTGTTGCCCCGTTGTCTTGTTATAGATGCCAACGGCATGGTACCAGCTTCCTATCGAGGTAAGGAGATTCCTTCGGGTAGTCCGTGTCGTCCTGTTCCCGCTCCTGTCTTGTGTCACGAGGACAAACTCAAGGGTATCCGGGGCACCTGCAGGAAACCGCAATTCAAACCCCTCCCGAAGTTGCAGATTTGAGTTGCTTCTGAATCCGCTAAAAATGGCAACATTCCGTGTTGTATAGATTGTTGCATTAATTAAGTTAATAATTAGTTTCATTGCTAGATAAAATGTTGTAAAATAGGAGCATGAAAGATGACGGAAGGAAGCTGTCAAGGGAGGTATTGGAGTCTTATCGAATCCGGGCGATCACGCTCAGGGATAAGATGCATTATTCCGTTAAAGAAATAGGCGAGATATTTGGCATTAAGTATGAAAGTGTCTCAAGGTGGTTCTCTCAATACCGTCGTGGTGGTATAGAGGCGCTTAAGGAACGCAAAGCAAAGGGCAAGGCGCGAATTGTAAATGCGGATGATTTAAGATGGTTGCAAAGTGTTTTGCAGAATGTCGCGACAAAATATGGTTTTTCGACTCCGCTGTGGACCGGAACATATGTTAGAATTCTTTTCCGGCGAGAAGGAAAAGTGAATTTGGATCGCAGCACAATATGGCGATATCTGGTTCGGTTGGGTTTGAGTTTTCAAAAGCCGGAAAAACGTTATTCACAGCAAGACATGGATTTGGTAAAGACATGGATTAGCAAGGAGTGGCCTGAAATTCAGAAGTGGGCTCAGAAAAACCGGGCTATTATCTATTTTGAGGATGAGTCGGGCGTTTCCCTTGCGCCTGTTATTGGAAAAACATGGGCTCCGATAGGAGAAACCCCCGTTGTGCGTGTGACCGGGAAACGGGGCGGCGTTTTGGCCATGTCGGCGATTTCGCCATCTGGCAGGATGTGTTTCCGTCTGGAGAAACGAAAAGTTAACGCCCAGGTTCTTATGGAATTTCTGAATCAAATTAGCGTGCAACATCCGCGGCGTAAGGTGGCGGTGATCATGGACCAAGCGCCTTGCCATGTTGCCAAAAGAATTAAAGCATTGAATGAGGGGTCATCGAAGCTACGCGTATTCCATCTGCCGCCGTATTCACCGGATCTGAATCCGGATGAAAAAGTTTGGCGGCATATGAAGCATGTCACGCTAAAGAATCACCAGGCACAGAACAAAAAACAACTTGGACGTTTAGTCATTGGAGCGCTTAGAAAAATACAGAAGAACCCTGAATTGACCAAGAAATTCTTTGAGAATTATTTAACATAATCAATGCAACGAACTATATAATCAAGCTCCAGCATAAATATCAAGGTTCCTCGAAATCAGCCTTCAATTTCTTGAAATCCGCTTTATCAAAGGAAATGATCTTGCAGTCTTTCATTCTTGCCAAAACCGCTAGAAAAATATCCTGAATGTCTACTGTGTGAACGGCGTACAATTTCAGGCTCTCTGAAAAAATTTCTTTGCTGAAAACAGTTTTTAAGCCATTATAATTTAGTAATTTCAAGAATATCGGGCTGATCTCTTTCCGCGGGATGCTGTAAACTTTCTGTAAGACCCAGATGACTTCGGCAAATACGATCTCTGTCAAAAGGGCTTCATCTTCCCCGAATTCAAGTTTCCTGAAAAACTCTTTTGACCTCTGGAATTTCTCCTCATCATCTTCAAGAAAAAACCTCAGTATTACGTTGGCGTCAAGTATCTTTTTCGGCAATTTCATGGGCAGTAATCTCGACGGCTTTCTCTATGTCTTCATTCGCCGTAAATTTCTTTTTAAGGGTATATTTTTTAAAGCAGCCCGCAAGGTCGTCTGTAACAGGCTCGGGTTTTCTAACGATCGCTTTCCTGTCCTTGATTTCAACCTCTATGAGGTCTTTCACCTCAAGGGCTTCTCTTAATTTTTTCGGAAATGTAACCTGTCCCTTCGGTGAAACCTTCAGTATGTATTCCATAAGTTGTACCTCACTAAATAGTCATACTTTGATAAGCGTTATACTTCATAATATGATTGTACATATCTTTTGTCAAGCAGGTTTTTGGCTTTACAAACCACAGAGGCCACGGGGTCAAAATCTATTCGACAATTCCGGGTAGAGTAGGGAACTGGCTATCTATAGTTTAGGTTGGCCTATCTGTTTCTGCCCCTTTCGTCTGGCAGTGCCTCAGTAGCCTCACCATGCTATTTCGCCAGTCCTCCCTCATCAAACCGTGCTTGCGGTTTTCCCGCACACGGCTTTCCGATGCCCTTCACCATAAGGCATGCGCTATCTCCATACCGCTGTGGTCGGCACTTTGTAAAGACCATATCTCTCATATAACATGCTGTTTGTGTATCGCTTAAGCCCTGTCTTCCTGTCTCTGATTTTATGACGTCTGTACAGGTGTATCCGAAGCCGGAATTGAGCGTGTTCTCTTACTTGCTTGAGGACTCTGCTGCAATTGCGATAATGGAAGTATCCTGTCCATCCTATCAGTGCCGTATTCACCTCTTTGACTATCGCTTCAAACGGTAGAGGGGACCTGTTCCTGCTGGTAAGTGCCGTAATGTGGTCTTTTATCTTCTTGAGAGATTTCTTCGACGGCTGAACATGGGGATAACTCTTCCCCGTGCGCCAATTCTTCCTCTTTTGAAGTTCAAACCCAAGAAAGGTAAATCCCTCTTTCATGGCGTCTACTACACGGCTCTTTGCCTCGTTTAACGTCAGTCCCAGTTTGTCCAGCACCCGCTTTGTTATCGCCATTGGCTGTTCAGTTCCTTGCCTGCACAGTACGACAAAGTCATCGGCAAAGCGTACTAATCTGGCTCCGAGTTTCTTCTCCAGTCGATGTCTCTCCCATATCCTGTCCAGGAGGTGCAGGTAGAGATTGGCTAGTAACGGTGAGATTACTCCTCCTTGAGGTGTGCCTTTCCGGTTCCCTTTACCTCCGCCGATGTTCCTTTGTTTTCCGT from Candidatus Brocadia sp. includes these protein-coding regions:
- a CDS encoding LamG domain-containing protein, with amino-acid sequence MKLIINLINATIYTTRNVAIFSGFRSNSNLQLREGFELRFPAGAPDTLEFVLVTQDRSGNRTTRTTRRNLLTSIGSWYHAVGIYNKTTGQQTLYVNGELVHTQTHPVGNTVVPMIYYPDMRIGHSRVNNGYFNGVIDDVRLYNRPLSDWEIRTLYHAFTGDLQVHYALDEGSGTIAGDSSGNGNHGAINGGAIWTGAPIANGLRFDGVDDHVTVPRINNDEISVTAWCYKNANDTTRNDAIFSGFRNSSNAQLREGFELRFPSGNPNTLQFVVVTQDGSGTRIMQMAQGNLGNSVGSWYHVTGTYNKTTGEQKLYVNGQLVNTQTHPAGNTVVPLTAYTDMRIGHSRVNAGYFNGILDDVRLYRRALSDQEVLDIFNN
- a CDS encoding IS630 family transposase, producing the protein MKDDGRKLSREVLESYRIRAITLRDKMHYSVKEIGEIFGIKYESVSRWFSQYRRGGIEALKERKAKGKARIVNADDLRWLQSVLQNVATKYGFSTPLWTGTYVRILFRREGKVNLDRSTIWRYLVRLGLSFQKPEKRYSQQDMDLVKTWISKEWPEIQKWAQKNRAIIYFEDESGVSLAPVIGKTWAPIGETPVVRVTGKRGGVLAMSAISPSGRMCFRLEKRKVNAQVLMEFLNQISVQHPRRKVAVIMDQAPCHVAKRIKALNEGSSKLRVFHLPPYSPDLNPDEKVWRHMKHVTLKNHQAQNKKQLGRLVIGALRKIQKNPELTKKFFENYLT
- a CDS encoding PIN domain-containing protein — protein: MKLPKKILDANVILRFFLEDDEEKFQRSKEFFRKLEFGEDEALLTEIVFAEVIWVLQKVYSIPRKEISPIFLKLLNYNGLKTVFSKEIFSESLKLYAVHTVDIQDIFLAVLARMKDCKIISFDKADFKKLKADFEEP
- a CDS encoding AbrB/MazE/SpoVT family DNA-binding domain-containing protein, encoding MEYILKVSPKGQVTFPKKLREALEVKDLIEVEIKDRKAIVRKPEPVTDDLAGCFKKYTLKKKFTANEDIEKAVEITAHEIAEKDT
- the ltrA gene encoding group II intron reverse transcriptase/maturase; translated protein: MLTTPEKIRILQRKLYRKAKQEPTYRFYALYDKVFRADILSHAYTLVRANKGSAGIDGVTFEAIEEREGVSAFLAELQEALRSKTYQASPVKRVMIPKTDGTERPLGIPTIRDRVAQMAVKLVIEPIFEADFCECSYGFRPKKSAHDAVDDVAYTLNKGYTEIIDADLSKYFDTIPHAKLMAVVAERISDGEILHLIKTWLKAPVIEKGRDGKQRNIGGGKGNRKGTPQGGVISPLLANLYLHLLDRIWERHRLEKKLGARLVRFADDFVVLCRQGTEQPMAITKRVLDKLGLTLNEAKSRVVDAMKEGFTFLGFELQKRKNWRTGKSYPHVQPSKKSLKKIKDHITALTSRNRSPLPFEAIVKEVNTALIGWTGYFHYRNCSRVLKQVREHAQFRLRIHLYRRHKIRDRKTGLKRYTNSMLYERYGLYKVPTTAVWR